A region of Streptomyces sp. NBC_01750 DNA encodes the following proteins:
- a CDS encoding glutamate-5-semialdehyde dehydrogenase — translation MTTFSPLSPYDNLSPVARAAYRARGAAADIAPLPRSAKDDALLAIADALEVRTSEIVAANAEDIARAREAGTSESIIDRLTLTPERVRAIAADVRDVAALPDPVGEVVRGSTLPNGIDLRQVRVPLGVVGIIYEARPNVTVDAAALCLKSGNAVLLRGSSSAYSSNTALVKVLRDAVGGSGLPADAVQLVPGESRESVRELMRARGLVDVLIPRGGAALIRTVVEESIVPVIETGTGNCHVYVDAETDLDMAVDILINSKASRPSVCNSAETLLVHQDIAADFLPRALDALAEAGVTVHGDERVLEYSDATKATVVAATAEDWETEYLSYDIAAAVVDSLDAAVAHIRLWSSGHTEAIVTTSQAAARRFTQLVDSTTVAVNASTRFTDGGQFGFGAEIGISTQKLHARGPMGLPELTSTKYIVTGDGHTR, via the coding sequence ATGACGACGTTCTCGCCGCTTTCGCCGTACGACAACCTCTCCCCGGTCGCACGGGCCGCCTACCGGGCCCGTGGCGCTGCCGCCGACATCGCGCCACTGCCGCGGTCGGCCAAGGACGACGCCCTGCTGGCGATCGCGGACGCGCTCGAGGTCCGTACCAGCGAGATCGTCGCGGCCAACGCCGAGGACATCGCGCGCGCCAGGGAGGCCGGCACCAGCGAGTCGATCATCGACCGCCTCACCCTGACCCCGGAGCGGGTACGGGCCATCGCCGCCGACGTACGGGACGTGGCCGCCCTGCCCGACCCGGTCGGCGAGGTGGTGCGTGGCTCGACCCTGCCCAACGGCATCGATCTGCGCCAGGTGCGCGTGCCTCTCGGCGTCGTCGGGATCATCTACGAGGCCCGGCCGAACGTCACCGTGGACGCCGCCGCGCTCTGTTTGAAGTCCGGCAACGCGGTCCTGCTGCGCGGCTCCTCCTCCGCGTACTCCTCCAACACCGCCCTGGTGAAGGTCTTGCGGGACGCCGTCGGCGGCTCCGGTCTGCCGGCCGACGCCGTACAGCTCGTGCCCGGTGAAAGCCGGGAATCCGTACGGGAGTTGATGCGCGCCCGCGGTCTGGTCGACGTACTGATCCCGCGCGGCGGAGCCGCACTGATCCGGACGGTCGTCGAGGAGTCGATCGTCCCGGTCATCGAGACCGGCACCGGCAACTGCCATGTGTACGTGGACGCCGAAACCGACCTCGACATGGCCGTCGACATCCTGATCAACTCCAAGGCGAGCCGGCCGAGCGTCTGCAACTCGGCCGAGACGCTCCTGGTCCACCAGGACATCGCCGCCGACTTCCTGCCGCGCGCCCTGGACGCGCTCGCCGAGGCCGGGGTGACCGTGCACGGCGACGAGCGCGTGCTGGAGTACTCCGACGCCACCAAGGCCACGGTCGTGGCGGCGACGGCCGAGGACTGGGAGACGGAGTACCTCTCGTACGACATCGCCGCCGCCGTCGTGGACTCGCTGGACGCGGCAGTCGCCCACATCCGGCTCTGGTCCTCCGGGCACACCGAGGCGATCGTGACCACGTCGCAGGCCGCCGCCCGCCGTTTCACCCAATTGGTGGATTCCACGACGGTCGCGGTGAACGCGTCCACGCGCTTCACGGACGGGGGCCAGTTCGGATTCGGCGCCGAGATTGGAATCTCCACGCAGAAGCTGCACGCGCGCGGGCCCATGGGCCTGCCGGAGCTGACCTCCACGAAGTACATCGTGACAGGAGACGGTCACACTCGGTAG
- the proB gene encoding glutamate 5-kinase: MTVARQQVTQARRIVVKVGSSSLTTATGGLDADRVDALVDVLAKVRSGGEREIVLVSSGAIAAGLAPLGLARRPKDLARQQAAASVGQGLLVARYTASFARYGVRVGQVLLTTDDTSRRAHYRNAYRTLDQLLAMGAVPVVNENDTVATDEIRFGDNDRLAALVAHLVRADLLVLLSDVDGLYDGDPSRPGTSRIEEVRGPADIAHVQIGSTGKAGVGTGGMVTKVEAARIAAAAGVPVVLTSASRAADALAGRVTGTYFHSTGRRSADRLLWLAHASTPQGALILDDGAVRAVVHGKKSLLAAGIAAVEGEFSAGDPVELRDTAGHAVARGLVNFDAKEIPQLLGRSTRELAQELGPAYEREVVHRDDLVVLQP; encoded by the coding sequence GTGACAGTGGCAAGACAACAGGTAACACAGGCCCGCAGGATCGTCGTCAAGGTCGGCTCGTCCTCCCTGACCACAGCCACGGGCGGACTCGACGCCGACCGCGTCGACGCACTCGTCGACGTGCTCGCCAAGGTCCGCAGCGGCGGCGAGAGGGAGATAGTGCTGGTTTCCTCCGGTGCCATCGCCGCGGGCCTCGCACCGCTGGGCCTGGCCCGCCGGCCCAAGGACCTGGCCCGCCAGCAGGCGGCCGCCAGCGTCGGCCAGGGCCTGCTCGTCGCCCGCTACACCGCCTCCTTCGCGCGCTACGGCGTACGCGTCGGCCAGGTGCTCCTCACCACCGACGACACCAGCCGCCGCGCGCACTACCGCAACGCCTACCGCACCCTGGACCAGCTGCTCGCCATGGGCGCCGTCCCCGTCGTCAACGAGAACGACACCGTGGCGACGGACGAGATCCGCTTCGGCGACAACGACCGTCTCGCCGCGCTCGTCGCCCACCTCGTACGCGCCGATCTGCTGGTCCTCCTCTCGGACGTCGACGGGCTGTACGACGGGGACCCCTCCCGGCCCGGCACCTCGCGGATCGAGGAGGTACGCGGCCCGGCCGACATCGCACACGTACAGATCGGCAGCACGGGCAAGGCCGGCGTCGGCACCGGCGGCATGGTCACCAAGGTCGAGGCCGCCAGGATCGCGGCGGCCGCCGGGGTCCCCGTCGTCCTCACTTCCGCCAGCCGCGCCGCCGACGCCCTCGCGGGTCGCGTCACCGGCACGTACTTCCACAGCACCGGACGCCGCTCCGCCGACCGGCTCCTCTGGCTCGCGCACGCCTCCACCCCGCAGGGCGCGCTGATTCTGGACGACGGTGCGGTTCGGGCCGTGGTGCACGGCAAGAAGTCGCTCCTGGCGGCCGGGATCGCCGCGGTCGAGGGCGAATTCAGCGCGGGCGATCCGGTCGAGCTGCGCGACACCGCGGGTCACGCCGTGGCCCGCGGGCTCGTCAACTTCGATGCGAAGGAGATCCCGCAGCTGCTCGGCCGCTCCACCCGGGAGCTGGCGCAGGAACTGGGCCCGGCGTACGAGCGTGAGGTCGTACACAGAGACGATCTGGTCGTCCTCCAACCCTGA
- a CDS encoding glycosyltransferase family 2 protein, producing MCDVSVIIGAYEAMPYLVRCLESVEAQTIGADRIEIVAVDDGSTDGTGEYLEKFAAASRIRTRVLRQANSGGPGGPRNVGLSLARGRYVFFLDADDYLGEEALERLVAMADRAGTDVVLGRVEGVNRNAAKSMWDQNLEHADIHTSNVKFTLSAQKLFRRELLVRLDMRFDETMRTGEDALFTMEAYLRGNGVSVVADYTCYYLVGRDDGKHVTKSGSYTLRFDSAQRLMELIAAHEPPGARRDQLMIRPFAVTLLPQFGPVVLRQSEEILHHKMELAAPLMEAYWTPGVARRLGARDRQRLTCVAEGRPDLLKKTLLAPDAPRKVSFARRVVRRLRREVRRRRPGTRTAA from the coding sequence ATGTGCGATGTCAGCGTGATCATCGGGGCCTATGAGGCCATGCCGTATCTGGTGCGCTGTCTGGAGTCGGTGGAGGCGCAGACCATCGGTGCCGACCGGATCGAGATCGTGGCTGTCGACGACGGCTCCACCGACGGTACGGGGGAGTACCTGGAGAAGTTCGCGGCCGCGAGCAGGATCCGGACGCGGGTATTGCGGCAGGCCAACTCCGGTGGCCCCGGCGGACCGCGCAATGTCGGCCTGTCGCTGGCCCGCGGCCGCTATGTGTTCTTCCTCGACGCGGACGACTACCTCGGCGAAGAGGCACTGGAGCGACTGGTGGCGATGGCCGACCGCGCCGGAACGGATGTGGTGCTCGGCAGGGTCGAGGGCGTCAACCGCAACGCCGCCAAGTCGATGTGGGACCAGAACCTGGAGCACGCCGACATCCATACCTCCAACGTGAAGTTCACACTGAGCGCGCAGAAGCTGTTCCGGCGCGAGCTGCTCGTACGACTGGACATGCGCTTCGACGAGACCATGCGGACCGGCGAGGACGCGCTGTTCACGATGGAGGCGTACCTGCGGGGCAACGGCGTCTCCGTCGTCGCCGACTACACCTGCTACTACCTGGTGGGCCGGGACGACGGCAAACATGTGACCAAGAGCGGGAGTTACACGCTGCGCTTCGACTCGGCGCAGCGGCTGATGGAGCTCATCGCCGCCCACGAACCGCCGGGTGCGCGGCGCGACCAGCTGATGATCAGGCCGTTCGCGGTGACGCTGCTGCCGCAGTTCGGGCCCGTCGTGCTGAGGCAGAGCGAGGAGATCCTGCACCACAAGATGGAGCTGGCCGCGCCCTTGATGGAGGCGTACTGGACGCCGGGAGTGGCGCGGCGGCTGGGCGCCAGGGACCGTCAGCGGCTCACGTGTGTCGCCGAGGGGCGGCCTGATCTGCTCAAGAAGACGCTGCTCGCGCCCGACGCGCCGCGGAAGGTGTCCTTCGCCAGGCGGGTGGTGCGGCGGCTGCGCCGGGAGGTGCGACGGCGGCGGCCCGGGACCCGCACGGCGGCGTAG